A genome region from Blautia coccoides includes the following:
- a CDS encoding M20 family metallopeptidase, producing the protein MSDFKERVQKRVEEILPELIGLSNTVWEHPEYNFEEFHACRSMSELLKKFGFEVTTGVGGIETSVKAVYDTGKEGPNIGIFGEFDAVPGMGHSCGHNLMCAMAVGAGEAVHSVIDDIGGKVTVFGTPAEEGGGGKIIMLNNGAFQGLDIAMILHSASDTVVNDISYSRTDLIVDYYGKTSHAATWPEEGISALNPILDLFQIVNSMRLELADKGKILGIISKGGEEPIYIPDHCQARFTIRSFSMKYKLELLERFKKICQHVAEITNTRLEISDDGLAYEDIRNNQSLESALEKNFTALGEIVKPREKALGIGCTDMGNVTHEIPGLQSYVLVVPETRGHTKEFEDACYSEAGHKTIAVGSKAMAMTAVDVLTNPELLEAIRKDFKEMKEKYE; encoded by the coding sequence ATGAGCGATTTTAAAGAGAGAGTACAAAAGAGGGTAGAGGAGATACTGCCTGAATTGATCGGACTTTCCAACACAGTTTGGGAGCATCCGGAATATAATTTTGAGGAGTTTCATGCCTGCAGATCCATGTCTGAACTTTTAAAGAAATTCGGCTTTGAGGTGACGACAGGTGTAGGTGGGATCGAGACTTCTGTGAAGGCTGTGTATGACACAGGAAAAGAAGGTCCAAATATTGGTATCTTCGGCGAGTTCGACGCTGTTCCGGGGATGGGACATTCCTGCGGACATAACCTGATGTGTGCCATGGCTGTGGGAGCCGGAGAAGCGGTTCATTCCGTCATTGATGATATCGGCGGAAAAGTCACGGTATTCGGTACCCCTGCAGAGGAAGGCGGAGGCGGGAAGATCATTATGCTCAATAACGGTGCCTTTCAGGGACTGGATATTGCCATGATCCTTCATTCGGCCAGTGATACAGTGGTAAATGATATTTCCTACTCCAGAACAGACCTGATCGTGGATTACTACGGGAAGACATCCCATGCGGCCACATGGCCGGAAGAAGGCATCAGCGCCTTAAATCCCATTCTTGATCTGTTTCAGATCGTGAACTCCATGCGGCTGGAGCTGGCTGACAAAGGGAAGATCCTGGGGATTATCTCAAAAGGCGGAGAGGAACCCATCTATATCCCGGATCACTGCCAGGCCAGGTTTACTATCCGTTCCTTCAGCATGAAGTATAAGCTGGAGCTTTTGGAGCGCTTTAAAAAGATATGCCAGCATGTGGCAGAGATCACAAACACAAGACTGGAGATATCTGACGATGGGCTTGCCTATGAGGATATCCGCAACAACCAGTCTCTGGAAAGTGCCCTGGAGAAGAATTTTACAGCACTGGGTGAGATCGTAAAACCAAGGGAAAAGGCCCTGGGTATTGGCTGTACGGACATGGGAAATGTGACCCATGAGATACCGGGACTTCAGTCATACGTTCTGGTGGTGCCGGAGACCAGAGGCCATACAAAAGAGTTTGAAGATGCCTGCTACAGTGAGGCGGGACACAAGACTATCGCTGTGGGCTCCAAAGCTATGGCAATGACTGCAGTGGATGTGCTGACTAACCCGGAACTGCTGGAAGCGATCAGGAAAGACTTTAAGGAAATGAAGGAAAAATACGAATAG
- a CDS encoding AraC family transcriptional regulator, producing the protein MIKADLSEPMYFEHDMSINVSYGHYYSHFPTHWHSYMEIVAPLSNDMTMTLGNETYTLTKNQIVLVPPRSLHSLTKKSTVPCLVLQFSNMLLPQLHDFIAHRQLLCCQPVIDVTDPAPFTDNPLDILVKMKGLFYSDISFKEMRLYEALLHFFIVIGEHNYQIENSLSAQKTPQQKAYDRKFDGITEYINEHYTEQISLEDLAAFAGFSKYHFSRIFKEYYQMSLPEYITSLRVSRATELLENPELSIMDVALQSGFSSLPSFNRTFKQINNCTPSQFRKMFDHFPG; encoded by the coding sequence ATGATCAAAGCAGATTTATCTGAACCTATGTACTTTGAACACGATATGTCCATTAATGTGTCATATGGGCACTACTATTCCCATTTCCCTACACACTGGCACAGTTACATGGAAATAGTGGCTCCCCTGTCCAACGACATGACTATGACGCTGGGCAACGAGACGTATACCCTAACGAAAAACCAGATTGTTCTGGTACCGCCCCGCAGCCTGCACTCTCTGACCAAAAAAAGTACGGTGCCCTGCCTGGTCCTGCAGTTTTCTAATATGCTGCTGCCGCAGCTTCATGATTTTATCGCGCACAGACAGCTCCTATGCTGTCAGCCTGTCATTGATGTGACAGACCCCGCGCCGTTTACGGATAACCCACTGGATATCCTCGTAAAAATGAAGGGATTATTCTACAGCGATATCAGCTTCAAAGAGATGCGCCTGTATGAAGCACTGCTGCACTTTTTCATAGTGATCGGGGAACATAATTATCAGATAGAGAATTCACTCTCTGCCCAGAAAACGCCTCAGCAAAAGGCTTATGACAGAAAATTTGATGGAATTACAGAATATATAAATGAACATTATACAGAACAGATCAGTCTGGAGGATCTTGCCGCCTTTGCAGGGTTCAGCAAATACCATTTCTCCAGGATTTTTAAAGAGTATTATCAGATGTCCCTGCCGGAATATATTACATCCCTGCGGGTATCACGGGCAACGGAGCTGCTGGAAAATCCGGAGCTTTCCATTATGGATGTGGCGCTGCAGTCCGGCTTTTCCAGCCTGCCGTCCTTTAACAGGACGTTTAAGCAGATCAATAACTGTACGCCGTCGCAGTTCAGGAAGATGTTTGATCATTTCCCCGGGTGA
- a CDS encoding ABC transporter substrate-binding protein, with the protein MKRKSLALALAAVLCVSSLTACGSSGNDSKKDTADKGTEAGTESGSETKQVEKEKIDVPDEPTKGGTLTVSLSSSPRNLDPAKYTGSYEGQVINNVCDRVVEYNKDLSEIVPSLAESWTVSDDGLTYVFKIRQGVKFQKGEYQDGREMTAEDIAYSLNRSAKDSSLNRLDMLENAEVTGDWEVTCTLAEPNAAFLTALTDAGNSVVPKEEVEGWGDDFGAHLVGTGPFAMESFELDQQSVLVKNPDYWVAEPNLDKLVFKVITDSNQAANALKTGEIDIASSITGEAVQSVRDDSKLQLMEMPGLHVAYIYFNQVNGPTADKKVREALIKAINVEEMTASIYQYGEAVPAKLSLPPGSWGYDASCEELVPDYDPEGAKKLLAEAGYPDGFECDLYISNTALREKMATLVQAYLKTNLNVTVNINKSEWGTFSESASSGNADMYGMSWTWYPDPYFFLNKLFSSKEIGALGNGQGFSNPEVDQLLDDALKATDQNERADMYKKALRIVTEELPGIFYSNENVIHGLNPEVQDFVQKADNQMFFVTPWTNVWKVQ; encoded by the coding sequence ATGAAAAGAAAGAGTTTAGCATTAGCTCTTGCTGCTGTACTCTGCGTATCCTCCCTGACAGCGTGTGGAAGCTCAGGAAACGACAGCAAAAAAGACACGGCTGACAAGGGAACCGAAGCAGGAACAGAATCCGGCAGCGAAACAAAACAGGTGGAAAAAGAAAAGATTGATGTGCCTGATGAACCTACAAAGGGTGGTACCCTGACCGTATCCTTATCCTCATCACCGAGGAATCTGGACCCGGCAAAATACACAGGCTCTTATGAGGGCCAGGTGATCAACAACGTTTGTGACAGAGTTGTTGAGTACAACAAGGATTTATCAGAGATCGTACCTTCACTGGCAGAGAGCTGGACAGTCAGCGACGACGGACTTACATATGTGTTCAAGATCCGCCAGGGTGTTAAGTTCCAGAAGGGTGAGTACCAGGACGGACGTGAGATGACAGCAGAGGATATTGCTTATTCCTTAAACCGTTCCGCAAAAGACTCTTCCCTGAACCGTCTGGATATGCTTGAGAACGCGGAAGTGACAGGTGACTGGGAAGTGACATGTACACTTGCAGAGCCGAACGCAGCATTCCTGACAGCTCTGACTGACGCAGGTAACTCTGTTGTTCCGAAAGAGGAAGTTGAAGGATGGGGCGATGACTTTGGTGCACATCTTGTAGGTACCGGCCCGTTTGCAATGGAATCCTTTGAGCTTGACCAGCAGTCTGTACTGGTGAAAAACCCGGATTACTGGGTAGCTGAGCCGAATCTGGACAAACTGGTATTCAAAGTGATCACAGATTCCAACCAGGCAGCCAATGCTCTGAAAACAGGTGAGATCGATATTGCTTCCAGCATCACAGGTGAAGCTGTACAGTCTGTACGTGACGACTCCAAGCTGCAGTTAATGGAGATGCCGGGTCTGCACGTAGCTTATATTTACTTCAACCAGGTAAACGGACCGACAGCTGACAAGAAAGTCAGAGAAGCATTGATCAAAGCCATCAATGTAGAGGAGATGACAGCCAGCATTTATCAGTATGGTGAAGCTGTTCCGGCTAAATTATCTCTGCCGCCGGGATCCTGGGGATACGATGCATCCTGTGAAGAACTGGTACCGGATTATGATCCGGAAGGCGCTAAGAAGCTCCTCGCAGAAGCAGGATATCCGGATGGATTTGAATGCGACCTTTATATTTCAAATACAGCATTACGTGAAAAAATGGCAACTCTGGTACAGGCTTACTTAAAGACAAACCTGAATGTTACAGTAAATATCAACAAGAGCGAGTGGGGTACCTTCAGTGAATCCGCATCTTCAGGAAACGCTGATATGTACGGTATGTCCTGGACTTGGTATCCAGACCCATACTTCTTCCTGAACAAACTGTTCTCCAGCAAAGAGATTGGTGCTCTTGGAAACGGACAGGGATTCTCTAACCCAGAAGTTGACCAGCTGCTTGACGACGCATTGAAAGCGACCGACCAGAATGAACGTGCAGATATGTATAAAAAAGCACTGAGAATCGTGACAGAAGAACTGCCGGGTATTTTCTACTCAAACGAAAATGTTATCCATGGACTGAATCCGGAAGTACAGGATTTTGTACAGAAGGCAGACAACCAGATGTTCTTTGTGACACCTTGGACAAATGTCTGGAAAGTGCAGTAA
- a CDS encoding ABC transporter ATP-binding protein, which translates to MSDTLLTVKDLKTYFFLASGVSKAVDGVSFELKKGETMGIVGESGSGKSVSSSSIIRLLPPRTGKIVGGEINFDGKDVLKLTKKELLDFRGKDIAVIFQDPMTSLDPVFKIGNQMVEMICAHQDVDKKTAWNMAVEALNKVGIPQPEKRMEAYPYELSGGMCQRVIIAMAVCCKPKLVIADEPTTALDVTVQAQVLALLKELQDEYNTSILLITHNLGVVWEMCDTVMVLYAGNTVEYATTKDLYSKPLHPYTWGLLDSMPKLSDENKGMLNTIPGTPPDLRLTGKCCNFYNRCPYVTEKCRAEVPPLVEVEPGHFVACHRQDLENKLVRGEVNEENEG; encoded by the coding sequence ATGAGTGATACCTTACTGACAGTAAAAGATTTAAAGACCTATTTTTTCCTTGCAAGCGGAGTGTCAAAAGCAGTGGATGGTGTCAGTTTTGAGTTGAAAAAAGGTGAGACCATGGGAATCGTGGGGGAATCCGGCTCAGGAAAGAGTGTAAGCTCCTCATCCATCATACGTCTGCTTCCACCGCGTACGGGAAAAATCGTGGGCGGTGAGATCAACTTTGACGGCAAGGATGTGCTGAAGCTTACCAAGAAAGAGCTTTTGGACTTCCGCGGCAAGGATATAGCGGTTATTTTCCAGGACCCAATGACAAGTCTGGACCCTGTATTTAAGATTGGAAACCAGATGGTAGAGATGATCTGTGCCCACCAGGACGTGGACAAGAAAACAGCGTGGAATATGGCAGTGGAAGCCCTGAATAAAGTGGGGATCCCCCAGCCGGAAAAACGTATGGAGGCTTATCCTTACGAGCTGTCCGGCGGTATGTGCCAGCGTGTCATCATAGCCATGGCTGTGTGCTGCAAGCCTAAGCTGGTCATTGCCGATGAGCCTACCACAGCCCTTGACGTTACCGTTCAGGCACAGGTTCTGGCTCTTTTGAAAGAGCTGCAGGATGAGTACAATACCTCCATTCTGCTGATCACCCATAACCTGGGTGTTGTGTGGGAGATGTGTGATACAGTTATGGTGCTGTACGCGGGAAATACCGTCGAATATGCGACTACCAAAGACCTGTATTCCAAACCGCTGCATCCATATACATGGGGACTTCTGGATTCTATGCCAAAGCTCTCTGATGAAAATAAAGGGATGCTGAACACCATTCCCGGTACACCGCCTGACCTGCGTCTGACAGGCAAATGCTGCAACTTCTACAACCGCTGCCCGTACGTGACGGAAAAATGCCGTGCTGAGGTTCCGCCTCTTGTTGAAGTGGAGCCGGGACATTTTGTGGCATGTCACAGGCAGGATCTGGAGAACAAATTAGTCAGAGGGGAAGTGAACGAAGAAAATGAAGGATGA
- a CDS encoding ABC transporter ATP-binding protein codes for MKDEKKVLMKVRNLTKEFKIKASKFGEQPQILHAVNDVSVDIYEGETLGIIGESGCGKSTFGKTLIQLHKATSGSVEYNGRDIFSLQGKELKDLKRDIQMVFQDPYSSLDPRKTAAKIIAEPLVVHKLEPDKKKRDDKVLGLMREVGLDVQHVNRFPHEFSGGQRQRINVARALALNPKLIICDEPVSALDVSIQAQVLNLFNRLQKEYNLTYVFISHDLGVIKHVSDRIAIMYLGRIVELCDADKLYDNPLHPYTKALLSAIPTESPFVKKERIVMKGDIPSPIGDQTGCPLAGRCPQCMERCRKEMPKLMKQEEGHQVACFLYDGK; via the coding sequence ATGAAGGATGAGAAGAAGGTTCTTATGAAGGTCAGAAACCTGACCAAGGAATTTAAGATCAAAGCCAGCAAATTCGGTGAGCAGCCCCAGATCCTCCACGCAGTCAATGACGTTTCCGTGGATATCTATGAAGGCGAGACACTGGGTATTATCGGAGAATCAGGATGCGGTAAATCCACATTTGGAAAGACTCTCATCCAGCTTCACAAAGCCACTTCCGGAAGTGTGGAGTACAATGGCAGAGACATTTTCTCCTTACAGGGAAAAGAGCTGAAGGATTTAAAAAGGGATATCCAGATGGTATTCCAGGACCCTTATTCCTCTCTGGACCCCAGAAAAACAGCGGCAAAGATCATCGCAGAGCCGCTGGTAGTGCATAAGCTGGAGCCTGATAAGAAAAAAAGGGATGACAAGGTGCTGGGCCTCATGCGTGAGGTTGGACTTGATGTACAGCATGTAAACCGTTTCCCTCATGAGTTTTCAGGAGGGCAGAGACAGAGGATCAATGTTGCCCGCGCGCTTGCGCTGAATCCTAAGCTGATCATCTGTGACGAGCCGGTTTCCGCACTGGACGTATCCATTCAGGCTCAGGTTCTGAACCTGTTTAACCGGCTGCAGAAGGAGTATAACCTGACATATGTGTTTATCTCCCATGACCTGGGTGTTATCAAGCATGTAAGTGACAGGATCGCCATTATGTATCTGGGACGTATCGTGGAGCTGTGTGATGCTGATAAGCTGTATGACAACCCGCTGCATCCGTATACAAAGGCATTGTTGTCTGCGATCCCCACGGAGTCTCCTTTTGTAAAGAAAGAGAGAATTGTGATGAAGGGGGATATCCCCAGTCCAATTGGTGACCAGACAGGATGTCCGCTGGCAGGAAGGTGCCCCCAGTGTATGGAGCGCTGCCGTAAGGAAATGCCTAAGCTTATGAAACAGGAGGAAGGCCACCAGGTAGCTTGTTTCCTGTATGATGGAAAATAA
- a CDS encoding VOC family protein yields MGVIDGKTICQVALVVKDLEKTTEEYAKLFGVPKPEIFRVPDESVAHTQFKGEPSRTRAKLAVFDLGQVVLELTEPDEEPSSWKDFLEKNGDGIHHIAFMTDDRDAAVKYFEENDMPVRHYGEYEGGNYTVFDSKEKLGTFVQVKYEPKK; encoded by the coding sequence ATGGGAGTAATTGACGGCAAGACGATATGCCAGGTAGCCCTGGTGGTGAAAGACCTGGAAAAGACAACAGAGGAGTACGCAAAGCTTTTCGGTGTTCCGAAGCCGGAGATATTCCGGGTTCCGGATGAGTCCGTGGCGCACACACAATTTAAGGGAGAACCCAGCAGGACAAGAGCAAAGCTTGCAGTGTTTGATCTGGGACAGGTAGTGCTGGAGCTTACAGAGCCTGATGAGGAGCCTAGTTCATGGAAAGATTTCCTGGAGAAGAACGGTGACGGTATCCATCATATTGCGTTTATGACAGATGACAGAGATGCGGCAGTAAAATACTTTGAGGAAAATGACATGCCGGTCCGCCATTACGGGGAATATGAGGGCGGAAATTACACGGTTTTTGACAGCAAAGAAAAACTGGGAACATTTGTACAGGTGAAATACGAACCGAAAAAGTAA
- a CDS encoding ABC transporter permease: MLKTILKRILQSIPTLLIVVTVTFVLTRMIPGNPARSILGPQASPDAIAELEEEMGLNKSKAEQYVDYMFNALKGDFGKSYVYNKPVTSLIAERIPNTLVITLTSLVIALIIGLGIGVFSALHQYSVLDYVFMILALVGVSMPIFWLGMMLVMTFSVNLGWLPALGMGDLSNGLGDFISHMILPCFCLATIPTATFARITRSSMLEVVNNDSIKSLRARGIKESVVIWKHALKNALPPIVTVLGLQLAQAFTGAILTESIFSWPGMGTMIVSAIDNRDYQLIQGTVLFIAVVFVVVNLLVDVVYMLINPRVSYESGKGGN; this comes from the coding sequence GTGTTAAAAACCATTTTGAAGAGAATTTTACAAAGTATTCCAACCCTCTTGATCGTAGTTACGGTAACTTTTGTTCTGACCAGAATGATTCCTGGCAATCCGGCTCGAAGCATACTCGGACCCCAGGCGTCCCCGGATGCCATTGCGGAGCTGGAAGAGGAAATGGGACTGAATAAGAGTAAGGCAGAACAGTATGTGGATTACATGTTCAATGCCCTGAAAGGGGATTTTGGAAAATCCTATGTGTACAATAAACCGGTGACAAGCCTGATCGCGGAGAGAATTCCAAACACACTTGTCATCACTCTCACAAGTCTCGTGATCGCACTGATCATCGGACTTGGCATAGGTGTGTTTTCTGCGCTCCACCAGTATTCTGTTCTGGATTATGTATTTATGATCCTGGCCCTGGTGGGTGTGTCCATGCCGATCTTCTGGTTAGGTATGATGCTGGTTATGACCTTCAGTGTTAATCTGGGATGGCTGCCGGCTCTGGGTATGGGGGATCTGAGCAATGGCCTGGGTGATTTCATCAGCCATATGATCCTGCCCTGTTTCTGTCTGGCAACTATACCTACAGCTACATTTGCCAGGATCACACGTTCCAGCATGCTGGAAGTTGTCAACAATGACTCTATCAAATCCCTCCGCGCAAGAGGTATCAAAGAGAGCGTAGTCATCTGGAAGCATGCGCTTAAAAACGCGCTTCCGCCAATCGTTACTGTGCTGGGCCTTCAGCTTGCCCAGGCATTTACCGGTGCTATCCTGACTGAGAGTATCTTCTCCTGGCCGGGAATGGGAACTATGATCGTAAGTGCCATTGACAACCGTGACTATCAGCTGATCCAGGGAACCGTTCTGTTTATTGCAGTGGTGTTCGTTGTGGTCAACCTGCTGGTGGACGTGGTCTACATGCTGATCAACCCGAGAGTAAGCTACGAAAGCGGAAAAGGAGGAAACTAA
- a CDS encoding ABC transporter permease produces MGAQNTEALGAKAHEEMLKKERRANNVWNKLKRNKTAMIGLVIVLFMVVIAIFAPVITSVDPDEIHPLDTFLTPGQDGHIFGTDEFGRDLFARILYGSRVSIIVAVGGTIVAGIIGILLGLIAGYMGGFVDAVIMRIMDGLLAFPFVLLSIILMTVLGPGVVNVIIAIGVGNVPSFARVVRGEVHIVKNEEYCNAGRVIGVSNIRMLFSHILPNILSPVIVYATLGVAGAIISEAALSFLGLGISTPTSSWGSILRQGKDCLNTAPHVAMISGLFILVTVLGFNLLGDGIRDVLDPKMKK; encoded by the coding sequence ATGGGCGCACAGAATACAGAAGCCTTAGGCGCAAAAGCTCATGAGGAAATGCTGAAAAAAGAGCGTCGGGCCAATAATGTCTGGAATAAACTGAAAAGAAACAAGACGGCTATGATCGGCCTTGTCATTGTGCTGTTTATGGTGGTCATTGCCATTTTCGCTCCCGTCATCACAAGTGTGGATCCGGATGAGATCCATCCGCTGGATACCTTCCTGACACCCGGGCAGGATGGTCATATTTTCGGAACGGATGAGTTTGGGCGTGACCTGTTTGCCAGAATTCTTTACGGTTCCCGTGTCTCCATCATTGTGGCTGTGGGCGGTACCATCGTTGCAGGTATTATCGGAATCCTGCTGGGACTGATTGCGGGTTACATGGGCGGATTCGTGGACGCTGTCATCATGCGTATTATGGACGGCCTTCTGGCTTTCCCGTTCGTACTTCTGTCTATTATCCTGATGACCGTTCTGGGTCCGGGTGTGGTGAATGTTATCATAGCTATCGGCGTGGGAAATGTACCCAGCTTCGCCAGGGTTGTGCGAGGTGAGGTACATATTGTAAAGAACGAGGAATACTGTAATGCGGGAAGAGTTATCGGTGTATCCAATATAAGAATGCTGTTTTCACACATTCTGCCCAACATTCTCTCCCCGGTTATTGTTTACGCTACACTGGGTGTTGCCGGTGCCATCATTTCTGAAGCTGCTCTGAGCTTTTTGGGACTTGGTATCTCTACACCTACCTCATCCTGGGGAAGTATCCTGCGCCAGGGTAAAGACTGTCTGAACACGGCTCCTCATGTAGCTATGATCTCCGGTCTGTTTATCCTTGTCACAGTTCTCGGATTTAACCTTCTCGGCGATGGTATCCGTGATGTCCTTGACCCGAAGATGAAGAAATAA
- a CDS encoding M20 family metallopeptidase has translation MSNVTRAEILKLAESQTEDFIKLVSDLIRIPSENPTGTQREVVDFVKNYLKEAGIASEEVAAHPDFPCVLAKIGKDDGFSVILNGHVDVVPAGDREQWDFDPFSGEVTDKLILGRGTSDMKAGVAGLLFAMKILTESKAELNGNIRLHIVSDEESGGEYGSRWLCDNGYAKDANACLIAEPTSNNTIEIGQKGGLTLIMKANGKSAHGSLGGFKGENAIIKLSKVLDKLQDLTKIEGHFKDSQAHALENSKLIAQQEIGEPGIGEVISHVSANVGVIQGGTRPNMVPDYCEAIVDVRLPIGVDHEEIEEMVRRIIRESGETGIEYEAQWKSEGNYTDEDAAIVQTVKKNAEALWGIDVIPAYQWASSDAREYRAQGIPTIQYGPSNTEGIHSYNENVDIEDAVNAGRIYILSLCDLMGIE, from the coding sequence ATGAGTAATGTGACAAGAGCAGAAATTCTGAAGCTGGCTGAGAGCCAGACAGAGGACTTTATTAAACTGGTTTCTGACCTGATCAGGATTCCCAGTGAAAACCCTACCGGAACCCAGAGAGAGGTAGTGGATTTTGTTAAGAATTATCTGAAGGAAGCAGGCATTGCCAGCGAGGAAGTTGCAGCACATCCTGACTTCCCGTGTGTACTGGCAAAAATCGGAAAAGATGACGGATTCAGCGTGATCTTAAACGGTCATGTGGACGTGGTTCCCGCCGGTGACAGGGAACAGTGGGATTTTGATCCGTTTTCCGGTGAAGTGACAGACAAGCTGATCCTGGGAAGAGGAACTTCCGACATGAAAGCCGGCGTGGCTGGCCTTTTGTTTGCCATGAAGATACTCACAGAGTCAAAAGCGGAACTCAACGGCAATATCCGCCTCCACATAGTTTCTGATGAGGAGAGCGGCGGGGAATACGGTTCCAGATGGCTGTGTGACAATGGGTATGCCAAAGATGCCAATGCCTGCCTTATTGCGGAACCAACATCCAACAATACCATTGAGATTGGTCAGAAAGGCGGCCTGACCCTGATCATGAAGGCCAACGGCAAATCCGCACATGGAAGTCTGGGCGGATTTAAAGGGGAAAATGCCATTATCAAGCTCTCAAAAGTGCTGGATAAACTGCAGGATCTCACAAAGATCGAAGGCCACTTTAAGGACAGTCAGGCTCACGCATTGGAGAATTCCAAGCTGATCGCACAGCAGGAGATCGGCGAGCCGGGGATCGGTGAAGTTATCAGCCATGTATCAGCCAATGTAGGTGTGATCCAGGGCGGAACACGTCCGAATATGGTTCCGGATTACTGTGAGGCTATTGTGGATGTACGTCTGCCGATCGGTGTGGACCATGAAGAGATCGAAGAGATGGTGCGCAGGATCATCCGTGAAAGCGGAGAGACGGGCATTGAGTACGAAGCGCAGTGGAAGAGCGAAGGAAACTACACAGACGAGGATGCAGCTATTGTACAGACTGTGAAGAAAAATGCAGAGGCACTGTGGGGCATTGATGTGATCCCGGCTTATCAGTGGGCATCCAGCGATGCAAGAGAGTACCGTGCACAGGGCATTCCTACTATTCAGTACGGTCCTTCCAATACGGAGGGTATTCACTCTTATAATGAGAATGTGGATATTGAGGATGCGGTGAATGCGGGCAGGATTTATATTCTGTCACTGTGTGATCTGATGGGAATTGAGTAA